One region of Oryza sativa Japonica Group chromosome 5, ASM3414082v1 genomic DNA includes:
- the LOC4339021 gene encoding ras-related protein RABE1c, which yields MAAPPARARADYDYLIKLLLIGDSGVGKSCLLLRFSDGSFTTSFITTIGIDFKIRTIELDGKRIKLQIWDTAGQERFRTITTAYYRGAMGILLVYDVTDESSFNNIRNWIRNIEQHASDNVNKILVGNKADMDESKRAVPTAKGQALADEYGIKFFETSAKTNLNVEQVFFSIARDIKQRLAETDSKPEDKTIKINNKTDQGADKPAASGSACCGS from the exons ATggctgcgccgccggcgagggctcGGGCGGACTACGACTACCTCATCAAGCTCCTCCTCATCGGGGACAGCG GTGTTGGCAAGAGTTGCCTTCTCCTGCGGTTTTCTGATGGTTCCTTCACTACAAGCTTTATTACCACAATTGG TATTGACTTCAAAATTAGAACAATAGAGCTGGACGGGAAGCGTATTAAGCTACAAATTTGGGACACAGCTGGCCAAGAACGTTTCCGGACAATTACCACTG CGTACTACCGTGGAGCCATGGGTATCCTGCTTGTTTATGATGTCACCGACGAGTCATCTTTCAACA ACATTCGGAACTGGATTCGGAATATTGAGCAACATGCCTCTGATAATGTCAACAAAATTTTGGTTGGCAACAAGGCTGATATGGATGAGAGTAAAAGG GCTGTCCCTACTGCGAAAGGCCAAGCACTGGCTGATGAGTATGGCATCAAATTTTTCGAAACT AGTGCGAAGACAAACCTCAACGTGGAGCAAGTTTTTTTCTCCATTGCACGTGACATTAAGCAGAGGCTTGCTGAGACCGACTCCAAGCCTGAG GACAAGACAATCAAGATTAACAACAAGACGGATCAGGGTGCCGACAAACCAGCAGCTTCTGGATCTGCATGCTGCGGCTCCTGA
- the LOC4339022 gene encoding probable histone H2A.4 translates to MEVGAKVPKKAGAGGRRGGGGPKKKPVSRSVKAGLQFPVGRIGRYLKQGRYSQRIGTGAPVYLAAVLEYLAAEVLELAGNAARDNKKNRIIPRHVLLAIRNDEELGKLLAGVTIAHGGVLPNINPVLLPKKTGSAAAKEAKEGKTPKSPKKATTKSPKKAAAA, encoded by the exons ATGGAGGTGGGAGCGAAGGTGCCCAAgaaggccggcgccggcggccgccgcggcggcggcgggccgaaGAAGAAGCCGGTGTCCCGCTCCGTCAAGGCCGGGCTCCAGTTCCCCGTCGGCCGTATCGGCCGCTACCTCAAGCAAGGCCGCTACTCCCAGCGCATCGGCACCGGCGCCCCCGtctacctcgccgccgtcctcgagtACCTCGCCGCCGAG gtGCTCGAGCTTGCGGGGAACGCGGCGCGGGACAACAAGAAGAACCGGATCATCCCGCGGCACGTGCTGCTGGCGATCCGCAACGACGAGGAGCTCGGGAAGCTGCTGGCCGGCGTCACCATCGCGCACGGCGGGGTGCTGCCCAACATCAACCCGGTGCTGCTCCCCAAGAAGACCGGCTCCGCCGCGGCCAAGGAGGCCAAGGAGGGTAAGACCCCCAAGTCGCCCAAGAAGGCCACCACCAAGTCGCCAAAGAAGGCGGCGGCCGCTTAG
- the LOC4339023 gene encoding uncharacterized protein, producing MSSQRPGRHQRRASQSVFVLPDNFADLDDVPAGAGGAGEDGRKGAAATADAAGGQQQARPSPAARHRRAMSVAVASSRELEMIKEDMGSYKIGA from the coding sequence ATGTCGTCGCAGCGGCCCGGCCGTCACCAGCGGAGGGCGTCGCAGAGCGTGTTCGTGCTCCCGGATAACTTCGCCGACCTCGACGACgtgccggccggcgccggcggcgccggcgaggacggccggaagggcgccgccgcgacggcggacGCGGCCGGCGGGCAGCAGCAGGCTcgcccatcgccggcggcgcgccacCGGAGGGCGATGTCGGTGGCCGTGGCGTCGTCCAGGGAGCTGGAGATGATCAAGGAGGACATGGGCAGCTACAAGATCGGCGCCTGA
- the LOC4339024 gene encoding metal tolerance protein 6 isoform X3: MAAAAGVAAGTGRGSGEGEELLPNAVEGDGGCGGGGTCAGDRPWRLNFDGLRRPEAHQEKPPRRFHDRLGGLVQSPGDDVAEYYQQQSELLEGFNEMDTLTDRGFLPGMSKVYILALEECEKVARSEALAIRLSNIANMVLFAAKVYASIRSGSLAIIASTLDSLLDLLSGFILWFTAFSKKTSNPYRYPIGKRRMQPLGILVFASVMATLGLQIILESTRSLFYDGDTFRLTKEQEKWVVDIMLSVTSVKLLLVVYCRSFTNEIVKAYAHDHFFDVITYVIGLVAALLANYV; encoded by the exons ATGGCTGCCGCGGCGGGGGTGGCTGCTGGAACGGGAAGAGGTagcggggagggagaggagctgCTCCCCAACGCCGTGGAGGGagacggcggctgcggcgggggCGGCACGTGCGCGGGGGACCGCCCGTGGCGGCTCAACTTCGACGGCCTCCGCCGCCCGGAGGCGCACCAggagaagccgccgcgccgcttccATGACCGCCTCGGAGGGCTAG TTCAAAGCCCTGGAGATGATGTTGCAGAATATTACCAGCAACAGTCGGAATTGTTGGAAGGTTTTAATGAAATGGATACACTCACAGATCGTGGTTTTCTTCCTGGAATGTCCAAGGTCTACATTCTTGCTCta GAAGAATGTGAAAAAGTTGCCAGAAGTGAGGCATTAGCCATCCGGTTATCTAATATAGCAAACATGGTTCTTTTTGCTGCAAAAGTTTATGCCTCAATAAGGAGTGGTTCTCTAGCTATAATTGCCTCCACTTTGGATTCTCTACTTGACTTGTTATCAGGTTTTATCTTGTGGTTTACTGCCTTTTCAAAGAAAACATCAAATCCATACAGGTACCCAATTGGTAAAAGACGCATGCAACCTTTG GGAATACTTGTTTTTGCTTCTGTTATGGCAACGCTTGGCCTTCAAATTATCCTAGAATCTACACGCTCATTGTTTTATGAT GGGGATACTTTCCGCTTGACAAAAGAGCAGGAGAAGTGGGTTGTGGATATCATGCTTTCTGTTACATCGGTGAAGCTCCTACTGGTTGTATATTGCCGTTCATTCACCAATGAAATTGTAAAGGCTTATGCACATGATCACTTTTTCGATGTCATCACCTATGTCATTGGGCTTGTGGCAGCACTTCTAGCTAATTATGTTTAA
- the LOC4339024 gene encoding metal tolerance protein 6 isoform X1, with the protein MAAAAGVAAGTGRGSGEGEELLPNAVEGDGGCGGGGTCAGDRPWRLNFDGLRRPEAHQEKPPRRFHDRLGGLVQSPGDDVAEYYQQQSELLEGFNEMDTLTDRGFLPGMSKVYILALEECEKVARSEALAIRLSNIANMVLFAAKVYASIRSGSLAIIASTLDSLLDLLSGFILWFTAFSKKTSNPYRYPIGKRRMQPLGILVFASVMATLGLQIILESTRSLFYDLAIYTIRTWSMTVLENVHSLVGQSASPEYLQKLTYLCWNHHKAVRHIDTVRAYTFGSHYFVEVDIVLPCDMPLQEAHDIGEAPQEKLESLPEIERAFVHLDYEFTHQPEHARSHDTL; encoded by the exons ATGGCTGCCGCGGCGGGGGTGGCTGCTGGAACGGGAAGAGGTagcggggagggagaggagctgCTCCCCAACGCCGTGGAGGGagacggcggctgcggcgggggCGGCACGTGCGCGGGGGACCGCCCGTGGCGGCTCAACTTCGACGGCCTCCGCCGCCCGGAGGCGCACCAggagaagccgccgcgccgcttccATGACCGCCTCGGAGGGCTAG TTCAAAGCCCTGGAGATGATGTTGCAGAATATTACCAGCAACAGTCGGAATTGTTGGAAGGTTTTAATGAAATGGATACACTCACAGATCGTGGTTTTCTTCCTGGAATGTCCAAGGTCTACATTCTTGCTCta GAAGAATGTGAAAAAGTTGCCAGAAGTGAGGCATTAGCCATCCGGTTATCTAATATAGCAAACATGGTTCTTTTTGCTGCAAAAGTTTATGCCTCAATAAGGAGTGGTTCTCTAGCTATAATTGCCTCCACTTTGGATTCTCTACTTGACTTGTTATCAGGTTTTATCTTGTGGTTTACTGCCTTTTCAAAGAAAACATCAAATCCATACAGGTACCCAATTGGTAAAAGACGCATGCAACCTTTG GGAATACTTGTTTTTGCTTCTGTTATGGCAACGCTTGGCCTTCAAATTATCCTAGAATCTACACGCTCATTGTTTTATGAT CTGGCGATCTACACAATCAGAACATGGTCAATGACGGTGCTAGAAAACGTCCACTCCTTGGTTGGCCAATCGGCTTCACCAGAGTACCTTCAGAAGCTTACCTACCTGTGCTGGAACCATCACAAGGCTGTCAGGCACATCGACACAGTGCGAGCATATACATTCGGCTCCCACTACTTTGTTGAGGTGGATATTGTTCTGCCATGTGACATGCCCTTGCAGGAAGCGCATGATATCGGCGAGGCTCCGCAAGAGAAGCTGGAGAGCTTGCCCGAGATTGAGCGGGCTTTTGTCCATCTCGACTACGAGTTCACCCACCAGCCTGAGCATGCTCGATCCCATGATACATTATAG
- the LOC4339024 gene encoding metal tolerance protein 6 isoform X4, which yields MAAAAGVAAGTGRGSGEGEELLPNAVEGDGGCGGGGTCAGDRPWRLNFDGLRRPEAHQEKPPRRFHDRLGGLVQSPGDDVAEYYQQQSELLEGFNEMDTLTDRGFLPGMSKEECEKVARSEALAIRLSNIANMVLFAAKVYASIRSGSLAIIASTLDSLLDLLSGFILWFTAFSKKTSNPYRYPIGKRRMQPLGILVFASVMATLGLQIILESTRSLFYDGDTFRLTKEQEKWVVDIMLSVTSVKLLLVVYCRSFTNEIVKAYAHDHFFDVITYVIGLVAALLANYV from the exons ATGGCTGCCGCGGCGGGGGTGGCTGCTGGAACGGGAAGAGGTagcggggagggagaggagctgCTCCCCAACGCCGTGGAGGGagacggcggctgcggcgggggCGGCACGTGCGCGGGGGACCGCCCGTGGCGGCTCAACTTCGACGGCCTCCGCCGCCCGGAGGCGCACCAggagaagccgccgcgccgcttccATGACCGCCTCGGAGGGCTAG TTCAAAGCCCTGGAGATGATGTTGCAGAATATTACCAGCAACAGTCGGAATTGTTGGAAGGTTTTAATGAAATGGATACACTCACAGATCGTGGTTTTCTTCCTGGAATGTCCAAG GAAGAATGTGAAAAAGTTGCCAGAAGTGAGGCATTAGCCATCCGGTTATCTAATATAGCAAACATGGTTCTTTTTGCTGCAAAAGTTTATGCCTCAATAAGGAGTGGTTCTCTAGCTATAATTGCCTCCACTTTGGATTCTCTACTTGACTTGTTATCAGGTTTTATCTTGTGGTTTACTGCCTTTTCAAAGAAAACATCAAATCCATACAGGTACCCAATTGGTAAAAGACGCATGCAACCTTTG GGAATACTTGTTTTTGCTTCTGTTATGGCAACGCTTGGCCTTCAAATTATCCTAGAATCTACACGCTCATTGTTTTATGAT GGGGATACTTTCCGCTTGACAAAAGAGCAGGAGAAGTGGGTTGTGGATATCATGCTTTCTGTTACATCGGTGAAGCTCCTACTGGTTGTATATTGCCGTTCATTCACCAATGAAATTGTAAAGGCTTATGCACATGATCACTTTTTCGATGTCATCACCTATGTCATTGGGCTTGTGGCAGCACTTCTAGCTAATTATGTTTAA
- the LOC4339024 gene encoding metal tolerance protein 6 isoform X2 — protein MAAAAGVAAGTGRGSGEGEELLPNAVEGDGGCGGGGTCAGDRPWRLNFDGLRRPEAHQEKPPRRFHDRLGGLVQSPGDDVAEYYQQQSELLEGFNEMDTLTDRGFLPGMSKEECEKVARSEALAIRLSNIANMVLFAAKVYASIRSGSLAIIASTLDSLLDLLSGFILWFTAFSKKTSNPYRYPIGKRRMQPLGILVFASVMATLGLQIILESTRSLFYDLAIYTIRTWSMTVLENVHSLVGQSASPEYLQKLTYLCWNHHKAVRHIDTVRAYTFGSHYFVEVDIVLPCDMPLQEAHDIGEAPQEKLESLPEIERAFVHLDYEFTHQPEHARSHDTL, from the exons ATGGCTGCCGCGGCGGGGGTGGCTGCTGGAACGGGAAGAGGTagcggggagggagaggagctgCTCCCCAACGCCGTGGAGGGagacggcggctgcggcgggggCGGCACGTGCGCGGGGGACCGCCCGTGGCGGCTCAACTTCGACGGCCTCCGCCGCCCGGAGGCGCACCAggagaagccgccgcgccgcttccATGACCGCCTCGGAGGGCTAG TTCAAAGCCCTGGAGATGATGTTGCAGAATATTACCAGCAACAGTCGGAATTGTTGGAAGGTTTTAATGAAATGGATACACTCACAGATCGTGGTTTTCTTCCTGGAATGTCCAAG GAAGAATGTGAAAAAGTTGCCAGAAGTGAGGCATTAGCCATCCGGTTATCTAATATAGCAAACATGGTTCTTTTTGCTGCAAAAGTTTATGCCTCAATAAGGAGTGGTTCTCTAGCTATAATTGCCTCCACTTTGGATTCTCTACTTGACTTGTTATCAGGTTTTATCTTGTGGTTTACTGCCTTTTCAAAGAAAACATCAAATCCATACAGGTACCCAATTGGTAAAAGACGCATGCAACCTTTG GGAATACTTGTTTTTGCTTCTGTTATGGCAACGCTTGGCCTTCAAATTATCCTAGAATCTACACGCTCATTGTTTTATGAT CTGGCGATCTACACAATCAGAACATGGTCAATGACGGTGCTAGAAAACGTCCACTCCTTGGTTGGCCAATCGGCTTCACCAGAGTACCTTCAGAAGCTTACCTACCTGTGCTGGAACCATCACAAGGCTGTCAGGCACATCGACACAGTGCGAGCATATACATTCGGCTCCCACTACTTTGTTGAGGTGGATATTGTTCTGCCATGTGACATGCCCTTGCAGGAAGCGCATGATATCGGCGAGGCTCCGCAAGAGAAGCTGGAGAGCTTGCCCGAGATTGAGCGGGCTTTTGTCCATCTCGACTACGAGTTCACCCACCAGCCTGAGCATGCTCGATCCCATGATACATTATAG
- the LOC4339025 gene encoding uncharacterized protein: MGDSSSSASYIRMVHHLIEKCICFNLNKEECMEALEKHANINPVVTSTVWKELEKENKEFFETYNKDRAERNIEAETMQRIQKMLSDAAASKGSDDDDDDES; this comes from the exons ATGGGAGACTCATCATCCTCAGCTTCGTACATCAGAAtg GTTCACCACCTGATAGAGAAGTGCATTTGCTTCAACCTGAACAAGGAGGAGTGCATGGAGGCCCTGGAGAAGCATGCCAACATCAACCCTGTCGTCACTTCCACAG TATGGAAGGAGCTGGAGAAGGAGAACAAGGAGTTCTTCGAGACCTACAACAAGGACAGGGCGGAGCGCAACATCGAGGCGGAGACGATGCAGCGGATCCAGAAGATGCTCTCCGACGCCGCGGCATCCAAgggctccgacgacgacgacgacgacgagagctaG